A region of the Streptomyces durocortorensis genome:
GGCCGCCGCGAGCGGATCGACCGACGGATCGCCGAGCAGTCCGTCCGCCAGCGGTTCGAGCCCGGCCTCCCGGGCGATCTGCGCCTTCGTCCGCCGCTTCGGCTTGAACGGCAGATAGATGTCCTCCAGGCGCGCCTTCGTCTCGGCGGCCCGGATGCTCGCCTCCAGCGCCGCGTCGAGCTTGCCCTGCTCGCGTACGGAATCGAGGATCGCCGTACGCCGGTCTTCCAGCTCCCGCAGATAGCGCAGCCGCTCCTCCAGCGTGCGCAGCTGCGCATCGTCGAGGGACTCGGTCGCCTCCTTGCGGTAGCGCGCGATGAACGGCACGGTCGACCCGCCGTCGAGCAGTTCGACCGCCGCCCTGACCTGTCGCTCCCGTACGCCGAGCTCCTCGGCGATCCTGCCTTCGATGGACGTCGTCACGGTTTTCCCGACTCGCCTTCTCGTACTGGCTGTGCTGGCCGTGCTCGCGATGCGATGAGCACGTTCTTGCTTGCCGGGGTGCATCCCCCGGCCTGCATTGTGCCGGGTGGCCGGGGGCCGTGTCGCGCGACCTCGGGCAACACGCCCGGGGGCCCCGGCACCGTGTGCGAGGGTCCCGGGCCGTGCCAGGGGGTGTCGTGGGTCAGTCCCGGCCGGTCGCCGAGGCCGGGAAGGCGCCCGCCGCGGCCGCCGTGAACAGGAATCCGCGCCCCAGTTCGGTGAGCCGCTCCACGCCGTCGGCGCCCAGGTGCTCGTACGGGGCGGTGTCCATCCGGTCCGTCGTCTCCTCGACCTCCGCGCGCAGCGCCGTGCCCGCCTCGGTCAGCGCGAGGTCGTCGCCTCCGTCGAGCAGCCCCCGCTCCCGCAGCCGGTCCGAGGCCGCGTCCCAGTCGCTGCGGCGCCAGCCCCGGGAGGCCAGAATCCAGCGGGGCGCCATGCCCTTGCCGGTCGCCGTGTGGCTGACGAGCGATTCGAGGGGGTCCAGTCCGGCGGCGAGCAGTGCCGCGAGGTGGGCGTCGCCGCGGTGCTCGCGCAGCAGGGTCGCCGCGTGCCAGAACGCCAGGTGCGGTTCCTCAGGCACCGGCAGCTCCGCGTGCGCGGCGTAAAGCGGGCGGGCGTGCGGGGTGCAGGCCTCGGTGGCGCGCAGGGCGAGCCGGGCCGCCTCGGCCATCTCGTCGGAGGCGACGGCCTCCTCGCCGAGCAGCCGCCGCAGCGTCGAGTCCGCCGCCCGGAGCCGGGCCCCGAGCACCCGCTCGGGCGGGGCGGTCTCCCAGACGGCGGGCACATGGCGGGCCACGAGAGCGGGGTTGAAGTTGTAGAACGTGGCGGTGACGGTGCCCGCCCCCACAGCGCCGAGCGCGGCGGCCCGGGTCGCGAAGTAGGCGGCGCTCGGGTCCTCGATGCCGATCTTCCCGAGCTCCGCTCCGAGGT
Encoded here:
- a CDS encoding SCO6745 family protein translates to MTTLPARAGRRCHNAVNPLHSCIFFSPDLGAELGKIGIEDPSAAYFATRAAALGAVGAGTVTATFYNFNPALVARHVPAVWETAPPERVLGARLRAADSTLRRLLGEEAVASDEMAEAARLALRATEACTPHARPLYAAHAELPVPEEPHLAFWHAATLLREHRGDAHLAALLAAGLDPLESLVSHTATGKGMAPRWILASRGWRRSDWDAASDRLRERGLLDGGDDLALTEAGTALRAEVEETTDRMDTAPYEHLGADGVERLTELGRGFLFTAAAAGAFPASATGRD